From one Streptomyces mobaraensis genomic stretch:
- a CDS encoding 3-hydroxyacyl-CoA dehydrogenase, translating to MTAIEPEQTVSVVGAGTMGQGIAQVALVAGHPVRLYDALPGRAEDAARAVAARLDRLMAKGRMPADARDAAVARLRPVAEPAGLAGSALVVEAVVERLDVKQRLFRELEEVVGDDCLLATNTSSLPVTAVAGPLRRPGRLVGLHFFNPAPLLPLVEVVRGHATDPAAADRAYATAAAWGKTPVRCADTPGFIVNRLARPFYAEAFRLLEERAADPATIDAALRESGGFAMGPFELTDLIGQDVNEAVTRSVYEAFFHHPKFTPSLAQRRLVEAGLLGRKSGRGWYDHAEGAARPEPHTAAPEKAPGALVLHGALPPAAAVLPELIEAAGIALTRAEADGDGYFALPGGARLALTDGRSATGDAGEPAVRFDLALDYRSCDRVALAASAGTSEDDLRAAVGLFQALGKKVSVVADAPGLIVARTVALLVDLAEDAAGRGVAGPEDVDTAMRLGVNYPRGPLEWGRELGAAWVHRFLANMEYEYPGGRYAPSQPLRRRAAAAVKESLLPS from the coding sequence ATGACCGCAATCGAGCCGGAGCAGACCGTGTCCGTCGTGGGCGCGGGCACCATGGGCCAGGGCATCGCCCAGGTCGCCCTGGTCGCGGGCCATCCCGTGCGGCTGTACGACGCCCTCCCGGGCCGCGCGGAGGACGCCGCGCGGGCCGTCGCCGCCCGGCTGGACCGCCTCATGGCCAAGGGCCGGATGCCGGCGGACGCCCGGGACGCGGCCGTCGCCCGGCTGCGTCCCGTCGCCGAGCCCGCCGGGCTCGCGGGCTCCGCGCTCGTCGTCGAGGCCGTCGTCGAGCGGCTGGACGTCAAACAGCGGCTGTTCCGCGAGCTGGAGGAGGTCGTCGGCGACGACTGCCTGCTCGCCACCAACACCTCGTCCCTGCCCGTGACGGCCGTCGCCGGGCCGCTGCGCCGCCCCGGCCGCCTCGTGGGCCTGCACTTCTTCAACCCGGCGCCGCTGCTGCCGCTGGTCGAGGTCGTCCGGGGGCACGCCACCGACCCCGCCGCCGCCGACCGCGCGTACGCCACCGCCGCCGCCTGGGGCAAGACGCCCGTACGCTGCGCCGACACCCCCGGCTTCATCGTCAACCGGCTCGCCCGGCCGTTCTACGCCGAGGCGTTCCGGCTCCTGGAGGAGCGGGCCGCGGACCCCGCCACCATCGACGCGGCGCTGCGCGAGAGCGGCGGCTTCGCCATGGGCCCGTTCGAACTGACCGACCTCATCGGGCAGGACGTGAACGAGGCCGTCACCCGTTCGGTGTACGAAGCCTTCTTCCATCACCCGAAGTTCACGCCCTCCCTCGCCCAGCGGCGCCTGGTGGAGGCGGGACTGCTGGGGCGGAAGAGCGGGCGGGGCTGGTACGACCACGCCGAGGGCGCCGCCCGGCCGGAACCGCACACCGCGGCCCCCGAGAAGGCGCCCGGGGCGCTCGTCCTGCACGGCGCCCTGCCCCCCGCCGCCGCCGTTCTACCGGAGCTGATCGAGGCCGCGGGCATAGCCCTGACCCGGGCTGAGGCGGACGGCGACGGGTACTTCGCGCTGCCCGGCGGCGCCCGGCTGGCCCTCACCGACGGGCGTTCCGCCACGGGTGACGCCGGGGAGCCGGCCGTCCGCTTCGACCTGGCCCTGGACTACCGCTCCTGCGACCGTGTCGCCCTCGCCGCCTCCGCCGGCACGTCAGAGGATGATCTGCGGGCCGCCGTGGGCCTGTTCCAAGCGCTCGGCAAGAAGGTCAGCGTCGTGGCGGACGCGCCCGGCCTGATCGTCGCGCGGACCGTCGCCCTGCTCGTCGACCTCGCCGAGGACGCCGCCGGCCGCGGCGTCGCCGGACCGGAGGACGTCGACACCGCCATGCGGCTCGGCGTGAACTACCCGCGCGGGCCGCTGGAGTGGGGCCGGGAGCTCGGTGCCGCCTGGGTCCACCGCTTCCTGGCGAACATGGAGTACGAGTACCCGGGCGGTCGCTACGCCCCGTCCCAGCCGCTGCGCCGCCGAGCGGCCGCCGCCGTCAAGGAGAGCCTGCTTCCATCATGA
- a CDS encoding TetR/AcrR family transcriptional regulator produces MTMSKRDTYTPDSLLAVAVAVFNERGYDGTSMEHLSRAAGISKSSIYHHVRSKEELLRRAISRALDGLFAVLDEPGATTGPAVDRLEHVTRRTVEVLIAELPYVTLLLRVRGNTDTERWAMERRREFDHRVAALLKEAAADGDLRADVDVRLATRLLFGMINSVVEWYRPQRGNAATSEEVADAVINTAFAGLRAH; encoded by the coding sequence ATGACCATGTCCAAGCGCGACACCTACACGCCGGACTCGCTGCTCGCGGTCGCCGTCGCGGTGTTCAACGAGCGCGGCTACGACGGCACCTCCATGGAGCACCTGTCGCGCGCCGCGGGAATCTCCAAGTCCTCGATCTACCACCACGTCAGGAGCAAGGAGGAGCTGCTGCGGCGCGCCATAAGCCGTGCGCTGGACGGGCTGTTCGCCGTCCTGGACGAGCCGGGCGCCACCACCGGGCCCGCCGTGGACCGGCTGGAACACGTCACCCGCCGCACGGTCGAGGTGCTGATCGCCGAACTGCCCTATGTGACGCTGCTGCTGCGCGTGCGCGGCAACACCGACACAGAGCGCTGGGCGATGGAGCGCCGGCGCGAGTTCGACCACCGGGTCGCGGCCCTCCTCAAGGAGGCCGCGGCCGACGGCGACCTGCGGGCCGACGTGGACGTCCGGCTGGCCACCCGGCTCCTCTTCGGAATGATCAACTCCGTGGTGGAGTGGTACCGGCCGCAACGCGGCAACGCGGCCACCAGCGAGGAAGTCGCCGACGCGGTGATCAACACGGCGTTCGCGGGACTGCGGGCGCACTGA
- a CDS encoding Lrp/AsnC family transcriptional regulator encodes MPDEQMAKTSPRTPARPLDEIDRSILHMLQTDGRASIRSVAERVHVSRANAYARINRLIDDGVIRGFGARIDQERAGQGASAYITLKIVQNSWRTVREKLRVLPGAAHIALVSGDFDVLLLVHTKDNRALRELVLTRIQAIEEVLSTRTLLVFEEQDLKEGVDG; translated from the coding sequence ATGCCGGACGAACAGATGGCCAAAACGAGCCCCAGAACGCCCGCACGACCGCTCGACGAGATCGACCGCTCGATCCTGCACATGCTCCAGACCGACGGACGGGCGTCGATACGGTCCGTGGCCGAGCGGGTGCACGTCTCCCGCGCCAACGCCTACGCGCGGATCAACCGCCTGATCGACGACGGGGTGATCCGGGGCTTCGGGGCGCGCATCGACCAGGAGCGGGCCGGGCAGGGCGCGTCCGCGTACATCACGCTGAAGATCGTGCAGAACTCCTGGCGCACCGTGCGCGAGAAGCTGCGGGTGCTGCCGGGGGCCGCGCACATCGCCCTGGTGAGCGGGGACTTCGACGTCCTGCTGCTGGTCCACACCAAGGACAACCGCGCCCTCCGCGAGCTCGTGCTCACCCGGATCCAGGCCATAGAGGAGGTGCTGAGCACCCGCACTCTGCTGGTCTTCGAGGAACAGGACCTCAAGGAGGGCGTGGACGGCTGA
- a CDS encoding thiamine pyrophosphate-dependent dehydrogenase E1 component subunit alpha, which translates to MTVLEQPGAYRPTPPPAWQPRTDPAPLLPDEEPYRLLGTPAADALDPELLRLLHGHLVRGRRYNTQATALTRQGRLAVYPSSTGQEACEVAAALALEERDWLFPSYRDTLAAVARGLDPVQALTLLRGDWHTGYDPHEHRVAPLATPLATQLPHAVGLAHAARLKGDDVVALAMVGDGGTSEGDFHEALNFAAVWRAPVVFLVQNNGFAISVPLSKQTAAPSLAHKAVGYGVPGRLVDGNDAPAVLEVLTEAVRRARAGGGPTLVEAVTYRLDAHTNADDATRYRSDAEVTAWRSHDPVELVERELVRRDLVDADGLAAVREAAERMAAGLRERMNEDPDLDPMELFDHVYARRTARLREQAELLRAELAAAGAADGSAHGGGREGTDR; encoded by the coding sequence ATGACGGTCCTGGAGCAGCCCGGTGCCTACCGGCCGACCCCGCCCCCCGCCTGGCAGCCCCGCACCGATCCCGCTCCGCTGCTGCCCGACGAGGAGCCGTACCGGCTGCTGGGCACCCCCGCCGCGGACGCGCTGGACCCCGAGCTGCTCCGGCTGCTCCACGGCCACCTGGTCCGCGGGCGCCGCTACAACACCCAGGCCACCGCGCTCACCCGGCAGGGCCGGCTGGCCGTCTACCCGTCCTCGACGGGCCAGGAGGCGTGCGAGGTCGCGGCGGCTCTCGCCCTGGAGGAGCGCGACTGGCTCTTCCCCAGCTACCGCGACACCCTCGCCGCCGTCGCCCGCGGCCTGGACCCCGTCCAGGCCCTCACCCTGCTGCGCGGCGACTGGCACACCGGCTACGACCCGCACGAGCACCGCGTGGCCCCGCTGGCCACCCCGCTCGCCACCCAACTCCCGCACGCCGTGGGGCTGGCGCACGCCGCGCGGCTCAAGGGGGACGACGTCGTGGCCCTCGCCATGGTCGGCGACGGCGGCACCAGCGAGGGCGACTTCCACGAGGCGCTGAACTTCGCCGCGGTGTGGCGGGCGCCCGTCGTCTTCCTGGTGCAGAACAACGGTTTCGCGATCTCCGTACCGCTGTCCAAACAGACCGCCGCGCCATCCCTCGCCCACAAGGCCGTCGGCTACGGCGTGCCCGGCCGCCTGGTCGACGGCAACGACGCGCCGGCCGTGCTGGAGGTGCTCACCGAGGCCGTCCGGCGGGCCCGCGCGGGCGGCGGCCCCACCCTCGTCGAGGCCGTCACCTACCGCCTCGACGCCCACACCAACGCCGACGACGCCACGCGGTACCGCAGCGACGCCGAGGTCACCGCCTGGCGCTCGCACGACCCCGTCGAGCTGGTGGAACGGGAGCTGGTCCGGCGCGACCTGGTGGACGCCGACGGCCTCGCCGCCGTCCGCGAGGCGGCCGAGCGCATGGCCGCCGGCCTGCGCGAACGCATGAACGAGGATCCCGACCTGGATCCGATGGAGCTCTTCGACCACGTCTACGCCCGGCGCACCGCGCGCCTGCGCGAACAGGCCGAGCTGCTGCGCGCCGAGCTCGCGGCGGCCGGTGCCGCCGACGGCTCCGCGCACGGCGGCGGGCGGGAAGGAACGGACCGATGA
- a CDS encoding alpha-ketoacid dehydrogenase subunit beta — translation MTTAVAATGRKPATMSQALNRALRDAMADDPAVHVLGEDVGTLGGVFRITDGLAKEFGEDRCTDTPLAEAGILGTAVGMAMYGLRPVVEMQFDAFAYPALEQLISHVSRMRNRTRGALPMPITVRVPYGGGIGGVEHHSDSSEALYMATPGLHVVTPATVADAYGLLRAAIASDDPVVFLEPKRLYWSKADWEPGRPEEVPGIGTAVVRRRGTSATLITYGPSLPVCLEAAEAATAEGWDLEVVDLRSLVPLDEETVCASVRRTGRAVVVHEATGFGGPGGELAARITERCFHHLEAPVLRVTGFDIPYPPPMLEKHHLPGVDRVLDAVARLQWEADWTSPGSDSGDSRGSASGARGVPGTQGGAR, via the coding sequence ATGACCACCGCGGTCGCCGCGACGGGCCGCAAGCCCGCGACGATGAGCCAGGCCCTCAACCGGGCCCTGCGCGACGCCATGGCCGACGACCCGGCGGTGCACGTCCTCGGCGAGGACGTCGGCACCCTGGGCGGCGTCTTCCGGATCACCGACGGGCTGGCGAAGGAGTTCGGCGAGGACCGCTGCACCGACACGCCGCTGGCCGAGGCCGGCATCCTGGGCACGGCCGTCGGCATGGCGATGTACGGGCTGCGCCCGGTGGTCGAGATGCAGTTCGACGCGTTCGCCTACCCGGCGCTGGAGCAGCTCATCAGCCACGTCTCCCGGATGCGCAACCGCACCCGCGGCGCCCTCCCCATGCCGATCACCGTCCGCGTCCCCTACGGGGGCGGCATCGGGGGCGTCGAGCACCACAGCGACTCGTCCGAGGCGCTGTACATGGCCACCCCCGGCCTGCACGTCGTCACGCCCGCCACCGTGGCCGACGCCTACGGGCTGCTGCGCGCGGCCATCGCCTCCGACGACCCGGTCGTCTTCCTGGAGCCCAAGCGGCTGTACTGGTCGAAGGCCGACTGGGAGCCGGGCCGGCCCGAGGAGGTGCCAGGGATCGGCACCGCCGTCGTCCGCCGGCGCGGCACCTCGGCGACGCTGATCACCTACGGGCCGTCCCTGCCCGTCTGCCTTGAGGCGGCCGAGGCCGCCACCGCGGAGGGCTGGGACCTGGAGGTCGTCGACCTGCGCTCGCTGGTCCCGCTCGACGAGGAGACCGTCTGCGCCTCCGTCCGGCGCACCGGACGGGCGGTCGTCGTACACGAGGCGACCGGGTTCGGCGGTCCCGGCGGGGAGCTGGCCGCCCGGATCACCGAACGCTGCTTCCACCACCTGGAGGCGCCGGTGCTGCGGGTGACCGGCTTCGACATCCCGTACCCGCCGCCGATGCTGGAGAAGCACCATCTGCCAGGCGTGGACCGGGTGCTGGACGCGGTGGCGCGGTTGCAGTGGGAGGCGGACTGGACCTCTCCGGGGAGCGACTCCGGGGACTCCCGGGGGAGCGCCTCGGGGGCGCGTGGAGTCCCGGGTACGCAGGGGGGTGCGCGCTGA
- a CDS encoding dihydrolipoamide acetyltransferase family protein yields the protein MAVVKEFALPDLGEGLTEAQVIRWLVDVGDVVAVDQPVVEVETAKAMVEVPCPYGGVVTARFGEEGAELPVGAALLTVAVGEPADEVAGDAGAGDEGSGNVLVGYGTQAPAARRARIRPPGRRAPEPVEAAPVHSVKANSAIVDGAAAPAPATVAVISPLVRRLARERGVDLTSLRGTGPEGLILRADVERATAPAPASVSAPALAPTPAPERAAGERVPLRGLRGTVAEKLSRSRREIPDATCWVDADATELLAARRAMNDGPGRTKISLLALLARVCTAALAEFPELNATVDTEAREIVRLPAVHLGFAAQTERGLVVPVVKDAHTRGAASLQEEIARLTEAARAGRLSPAELTGGTFTLNNYGVFGVDGSTPIINHPEAAMLGVGRIVPKPWVHDGELAVRHVVQLSFTFDHRVCDGGTAGGFLRYVADCVERPALLLRSL from the coding sequence ATGGCCGTCGTAAAGGAGTTCGCGCTGCCGGACCTCGGGGAAGGGCTCACCGAGGCGCAGGTGATCCGCTGGCTCGTGGACGTCGGTGACGTCGTCGCCGTGGACCAGCCGGTCGTGGAGGTGGAGACGGCCAAGGCGATGGTCGAGGTGCCGTGCCCCTACGGGGGTGTCGTCACGGCGCGCTTCGGGGAGGAGGGGGCGGAACTGCCCGTAGGGGCCGCCTTGTTGACGGTGGCGGTCGGCGAGCCGGCCGACGAGGTCGCGGGCGACGCGGGTGCGGGCGACGAGGGGTCGGGGAACGTCCTCGTCGGGTACGGGACCCAGGCGCCGGCCGCCCGCCGGGCGCGGATCCGGCCGCCGGGCCGGCGCGCGCCGGAGCCGGTGGAGGCGGCGCCGGTGCACAGTGTGAAGGCGAACAGCGCGATCGTGGACGGCGCCGCTGCCCCGGCGCCCGCGACCGTGGCCGTCATATCGCCGCTCGTCCGGCGGCTGGCCCGGGAGCGGGGAGTGGATCTCACGAGTCTGCGCGGCACCGGGCCCGAGGGGCTCATCCTGCGCGCGGACGTCGAACGCGCCACCGCACCGGCGCCCGCGTCAGTGTCCGCTCCGGCGCTCGCACCAACGCCCGCGCCGGAGCGCGCGGCCGGCGAGCGCGTCCCCCTGCGCGGACTGCGCGGGACCGTCGCCGAGAAGCTGAGCCGCAGCCGGCGCGAGATCCCGGACGCCACCTGCTGGGTGGACGCCGACGCGACCGAACTGCTCGCCGCCCGCCGGGCCATGAACGACGGACCCGGCCGAACCAAGATCTCCCTGCTCGCCCTCCTGGCCCGCGTCTGCACGGCTGCGCTCGCCGAGTTCCCGGAGCTCAACGCGACGGTGGACACCGAGGCCCGGGAGATCGTCCGGCTGCCGGCCGTGCACCTGGGGTTCGCCGCCCAGACCGAACGCGGCCTGGTCGTCCCGGTCGTCAAGGACGCGCACACGCGCGGCGCGGCCTCCCTCCAGGAGGAGATCGCCCGCCTCACCGAGGCCGCCCGTGCGGGCCGGCTGAGCCCGGCGGAGCTGACCGGCGGCACGTTCACGCTCAACAACTACGGGGTCTTCGGCGTCGACGGCTCCACCCCGATCATCAACCACCCCGAGGCGGCCATGCTGGGCGTCGGCCGGATCGTCCCCAAACCCTGGGTGCACGACGGCGAACTGGCCGTACGCCACGTGGTCCAGCTCTCCTTCACCTTCGACCACCGGGTGTGCGACGGGGGAACGGCCGGCGGATTCCTCCGGTACGTCGCCGACTGCGTGGAGCGGCCCGCCCTGCTCCTCCGCTCGCTCTGA